In Acaryochloris thomasi RCC1774, the DNA window GGATCTAGTTCTGAGTTCACTGAGCTTGATGTTCTGGCATTCGTATCAAGCATTTTAAATGCTTTTACCGATCAAAGACGATTGCGGGCCTTAAGCAGTAGATAGCTATCAACCAGCCGTTCGCTAATGGTATTGGCTGGGGCATCTAAAACCATGACGCCCTGCTGTTTAAGTCTGGCGAAAGCCACTCTCCGCTGCTGCATTAAATCAAGCGCAACGGACTGCGTGTAGAGTCCCTGGACCTGGTCTGCAAGCCGCTGGTCCGTGGTCGCTAAGGGCTGCTGCGCCAGAGCATCCACTTGGGGATCGCGCAGGGCAACGCAGAAAGGCAAAAAACGGGGAGACAGCCGAGCCATCGCTGCCAGCAGCTCAGAGGAGGCAATATCATCAACGATATCGGTCAGTAAAACCACTAAGGCTCGCCGTGTGTATTGATTGAGAACGCGGCTGACGACGGCCACATAGTCTGATTCCGTCATTACCGGCTCTAGGTTATAGACCTGTCCGAGAATATGAGAGAGATGAGACTGACCGGGCTGCGGTCCAACCCAGGTGTGGATGTCGTTGTCGAAGACGCAGACGCCCACGCGATCGCCTCGACGCAAGCCCGCTAAGGCCAATGATAAAGTGGCATTCAGCGCCCAATCAAATCGTTGAAGGCCCGCGACCTGAGCCGTCATTAATCGACCTCTATCGAGCAAAATAATCAGGGGCTGATCTCGCTCTGGCTCCAGCAGGCGCACAAGGGGACGACCTCGACGGGCAGTAGCTTTCCAGTCCAGCAGTCTAAGGTCGTCACCGACGTTATAGTCTCGCAGCTCTGAGAATTCTGTACCCCCTAGAGCATGACGCCGCCGTCGTAGGCTTCCGCTCGCTTCAAGGCTAAGGCGCACCGACAGCAGCCGGAGGCCAATTAGATCAGGATAAACGTCAACGTCTGTATGCACGGGAAGTCGCCAAGAACGACAGAGAAGCCCCCAAGGGCTATCCTGTCGCAGGGCGATGCCTGTCCATTTGTAGGCTCCTCTCCGGGGGGGGAAGACGTGATAGGTCAGCTCGGTCAGGGTATGTGTTCCGATCGGAACGGTGAGGGTTTCCTGATCGGCTCGAAAGTCTTGCGGATACAGGTCGCGGATTTGGAGCTGGCTTTTGGGGCTGTTTTTGGGTCCGCTGCCCACTGTGATTTTGAGGTGAATGGGATTCTCGCGACCAATGGAAAGGCGGGGGTCACAGCTACGCTCAATCTGGATCTGCCAGCGAGCCGTGCGGCGGTGATCTAGGGTTGCGATCGCAACCACCAAAACATCATACAAAAACACCAAAACCCAAGACACCCACAGCGGCAAACTCGGCATCAGCGCCATCACCAGCGGAATCAGCAACCCCAACAGCAAAAGCAGATAGAACCGTCCAGTCGGGATCGGACGCACTTTATGCGCTTTCATGGGCCTGGGGGCCTCAGGTCCAGCCATGATAGGGTTTGTTGAAGCAGCAGCCGTCATCGCGGTACCGGAATACGAGTTAATAG includes these proteins:
- a CDS encoding DUF58 domain-containing protein, producing the protein MKAHKVRPIPTGRFYLLLLLGLLIPLVMALMPSLPLWVSWVLVFLYDVLVVAIATLDHRRTARWQIQIERSCDPRLSIGRENPIHLKITVGSGPKNSPKSQLQIRDLYPQDFRADQETLTVPIGTHTLTELTYHVFPPRRGAYKWTGIALRQDSPWGLLCRSWRLPVHTDVDVYPDLIGLRLLSVRLSLEASGSLRRRRHALGGTEFSELRDYNVGDDLRLLDWKATARRGRPLVRLLEPERDQPLIILLDRGRLMTAQVAGLQRFDWALNATLSLALAGLRRGDRVGVCVFDNDIHTWVGPQPGQSHLSHILGQVYNLEPVMTESDYVAVVSRVLNQYTRRALVVLLTDIVDDIASSELLAAMARLSPRFLPFCVALRDPQVDALAQQPLATTDQRLADQVQGLYTQSVALDLMQQRRVAFARLKQQGVMVLDAPANTISERLVDSYLLLKARNRL